A stretch of DNA from Fodinicurvata sediminis DSM 21159:
TCCGGAGCTGGAAACGCGTGCAGGCGAGCTTCAGCATTCCGTGGATCCGGAGGGCGGTGTGTTCCTGACGGATCTGATCCTGCATCTGGAAGCACGGCATGACGTGCGTGTCGAACGTCTGTCGTCCGGCAACCTGCCCGCGCGGGGCTATCGCTGGGATCCGCAGGAGCGTGTGCTGCAGTTGTCGCGTGCCCTGCCCATCACCTCGTCGCGCTTCCTGGCGGCGCGCCTGATCTGTCGCCTGGAGGCCGGAGAGGAGATCGAGGCGCTCGTGCGCAGTGCACGCCTGACCACCGATATGGCGCGTGAGCGCGCGCGCGAGGCCCTGGTGTCCTATGCCGCGGCAGCCCTGCTGTTTCCCTATGATGCCTTCCGCGAAGCCGCCCTGGAGTTGCGCCATGACATCGAGATGCTGCAGCAACGCTTTGCAGCCAGTTGGGAACAGGTCTGCCACCGCCTGACCACCTTGCGTCATCCCGGCCGTGAGGGTGTGCCTTTCCACTTCCTGCGCACTGACATTGCCGGCAACATCTCGAAACGTTTCTCGGCCTCGGGCCTGCAGTTACCGCGCTACAGCGGGGCGTGCCCGCGCTGGGCTGTGCACGAGGCCTACCTGACTCCGGACCGGCTGGTGACGCAGTATGTGCGCCTGCCGGACAACACGACCTATCTTTTCGTCGCCCGCGCCGTGCGTCGCGGCGGTGGCGGCTATTGGGCCCCGCAGGCCGTGCATTCGGTGATGATCGGCTGCGATACTGCATTTGCCAAGGATATCGTTTACGCTGACGGACTGCCGTTGGACAATCCCGAGGCGGCCGTGCCCGTGGGAGTGGGCTGCCGTCAGTGTCCGCGCGAGGATTGCCTGCAGCGCGCCTACGACCAGGCTGAACCGGGCCTGGAGGTTGGCGCGACCTGAAATCGGCTATTATAACCTAGGCGCGAACGCGCTAGACTAGGGCACAGAACAAGAATGCGGCCAAAAAAGGCCGGCACCAGCAAGGGGGGCAACTTGGCCCGAAAATCCACGGTCCTGATTGCAGAGGACGAGCATACGATCGCGGAGTCCCTGAGCTTCCTGATGGAGAAACAGGGTTTCTCGGTCGGCGTCGCCAAGGACGGCGCGTGTGCCATCGAAATGGCGATTCGGGATGTGCCGGATATCCTGCTTCTGGATATCATGATGCCGGGTTGCGACGGCTTCGAGGTGGTTCGCACCCTGCGCGGCGATGCAAGGACACGCGAGATTCCCATTATCATGCTGACCGCGCGTATCCGCGAGGTGGACCGCCGCAAAGGAATCGAACTGGGTGTGGACGATTTCGTCACCAAACCCTTTTCCACCACGGACGTGGTGGCCCGGGTGAAGGCCCTGCTGTCACCGGAAGCCGACTGAGCGTTGGAAGCATTGAGCGGCCAGAAAGGTATGTTGTAGG
This window harbors:
- a CDS encoding helix-turn-helix domain-containing protein; the encoded protein is MSRQIPIGHRLRRHRKDHGLTQMALAEAVGISPSYLNLIEHNRRAIGGSLLVRLAEALELEPGSLSGSEEGRLVSDLGEMTADPVFEEAPLDTKEFSSAVANTPAMVKALMTLYRAYRSSLDEVDILSERLSHDPFLADASHSVLTRITAIRTVAEIFHSYDDLPSEKRAHFNQTLIRESERLAESATEIFNFLERGAAGRRAVNPAEEVDDLLYDHDNYFPELETRAGELQHSVDPEGGVFLTDLILHLEARHDVRVERLSSGNLPARGYRWDPQERVLQLSRALPITSSRFLAARLICRLEAGEEIEALVRSARLTTDMARERAREALVSYAAAALLFPYDAFREAALELRHDIEMLQQRFAASWEQVCHRLTTLRHPGREGVPFHFLRTDIAGNISKRFSASGLQLPRYSGACPRWAVHEAYLTPDRLVTQYVRLPDNTTYLFVARAVRRGGGGYWAPQAVHSVMIGCDTAFAKDIVYADGLPLDNPEAAVPVGVGCRQCPREDCLQRAYDQAEPGLEVGAT
- a CDS encoding response regulator transcription factor, coding for MARKSTVLIAEDEHTIAESLSFLMEKQGFSVGVAKDGACAIEMAIRDVPDILLLDIMMPGCDGFEVVRTLRGDARTREIPIIMLTARIREVDRRKGIELGVDDFVTKPFSTTDVVARVKALLSPEAD